The genomic interval NNNNNNNNNNNNNNNNNNNNNNNNNNNNNNNNNNNNNNNNNNNNNNNNNNNNNNNNNNNNNNNNNNNNNNNNNNNNNNNNNNNNNNNNNNNNNNNNNNNNNNNNNNNNNNNNNNNNNNNNNNNNNNNNNNNNNNNNNNNNNNNNNNNNNNNNNNNNNNNNNNNNNNNNNNNNNNNNNNNNNNNNNNNNNNNNNNNNNNNNNNNNNNNNNNNNNNNNNNNNNNNNNNNNNNNNNNNNNNNNNNNNNNNNNNNNNNNNNNNNNNNNNNNNNNNNNNNNNNNNNNNNNNNNNNNNNNNNNNNNNNNNNNNNNNNNNNNNNNNNNNNNNNNNNNNNNNNNNNNNNNNNNNNNNNNNNNNNNNNNNNNNNNNNNNNNNNNNNNNNNNNNNNNNNNNNNNNNNNNNNNNNNNNNNNNNNNNNNNNNNNNNNNNNNNNNNNNNNNNNNNNNNNNNNNNNNNNNNNNNNNNNNNNNNNNNNNNNNNNNNNNNNNNNNNNGAGGACAGCTTAGCAGATGGGACGAATGAGAAGAGAACGGAAATGAACGAATATAGTAATAAGGTAATAGCAAGATAaacgtagtagtagtagttagaTGGGCCTAACCACCAAGAGAGAATGGTGAAGTATGCGAGAAAGACATAGGATGTAGAATAAAGTACGAGCAGTAGTAAAGAGAGAACTAGGTTGAAAGAAAAATTAGCAGATATAGGCTCCAATCATGTTGGAGGtataggattaaaaaaaaaaaaaaaaaaaaaaaaaaaaaaacctaacctaacctaacctaacctaacttttttttttttttttttttttttttttaacggagTGGAAACTCGTTACGAGTACCACCGGGCCCGGGGAGACCCGGATGGTTATGTGGGGCTCTCTCCCCCGTCCTCTTCCCTATGGGAAGGGGAGGGGGGAGCATACCCACTAAAACCACTCCGACGTTGCCTTCTTGCCGAGGTTTGTAGGCGCCGCGGGGTCCCGAAGATTCGACCGCGACGCCTCTCAGCGGCCTTGGCCTATGCCAGGGCTACCCGCGCCAAGGGGGGTGAAGCCGCAACGTTTCGACTCCTCCCCCAGACTCGTAGGACCGTGCAATGCAAGCAGGGGACCCCCATCCCCCACCCGCTGGTCCTACTGGGGGATTTGGCGGGCGGCAAATCGCCTACGCCTTATCCCCCTCCGTCTACGCCGGAACAGGGGAGCGCCCGGATCTTCTTCGCGCTCCCGTTCCGCCTCCTCCTTTCGTGACATAACCTCTTCACAGAATTCTGTCACCGCATTCCATGACTCCTCACTCTCTAACATCTTGGACACTATGTTTGAGAGCGACAAGTCATCTGTCCTCAAAGCCGCAGCCAACACCAGACGTTCCGTGTCCCAGCTGCTGCACGCTTCCAATGTGTGCTGGGCCGTGTCATCAGGATCTCCACAGTGGTGGCACAGCGGGTCATGTTCCCGGCCAATACGGCTGAGGTAGTGGCCGAAACACCCGTGCCCCGTCATGATCTGCACCATTCGGTAACTCAGTGTACCAATTTCTCGGTCTAACCACTGGTCAAACGACGGGAGGAGTGCCGCTATAGTTCTGGTTCCATAGCGACAGTCCTCCAGGTCACTCTTCCAGCGGTCCCGCATGCGCTCCTGGACTATTCGTCGAGCATGGGCTATCTCTCTGGGGGCCAGCCTTTCCCCCCGGGCATGCGCCTCTCGTCGGGACCAATAAGTTTCCGACATTACTTCAGCGTCAATCTCCCATGGCGGTGTCCCAGCTAGGGCACAAGCCGCCATGTGCGCCACCGTAATATACCCTCTGATTATACGTATAGCGCATACCCTCTGTGGCCGTCGGAGCAGGGCTTTGTTCCGCTCCGACAGCCGGTTCGCCCAGATTGGCGCTCCGTAAAGCGCCATACTGCGAACAACACCAGCAAACAGTTTTCTACAGGTCTGTTTGGGACCTTCCACATTCGGTAGCAGCCTACCCAGTGCTGAAGCAGCATTCACTAAACGAGGAGCGAGTCTCGTAAAGTGTTCATTAAAATCCCACTTTCTGTCCAAGACAAGGCCAAGGTATTTTATGTTAGCCTTGACTTGGACAGGTTCCCCTCCAATTTGTATTGTGGTGTTGGCTGGCACACGCCAGCCAGGCCCACCGAAGACTATCGCATCCGTTTTCACTACGGCCACTTGGAGACCTAATGCTCGAATCCGGTCCACAACCAGCTCAGTCGCAACTGTGGCTCTTCGGAGAGTCTCCCGTAACTCTCCCCCCCGCACAGCCACCATCGTATCATCGGCATAGCAGATGGTAGTCATGCGGGGAAGCTGAACCCCTCCTATGGCCCAGTCAAAGCCCAGGTTCCACAAGAGGGGCCCAAGTACCGACCCTTGCGGGACACCACAGGCTATAGGTCTAGCCGTTCTACGGCCGTCTCGATCGTAGAGCACTACCCGCTCCTCCAGGTAGTGCCCCACAATTTTTTGAAGATAGAGCGGTATGCCGTGGCGCCGCAACGATTCTTTGATAACTTCAAAGGGGAGGGTTCCGAATGCGTTAGCAATGTCCAGAGACACTGCAATAACTCCCTCCCCCCTGCTGGCCGCAAAATCTGAAAAGTCTTTCAGCGCCTTTACAGCATCTAGGGTGCCACGGCCCGCCCTAAACCCATACTGACAGTCAGCTACATTCGGGCCAACTTCCACCAAATGCTGGATGATCCGGGAAGATATGATCCGCTCTAACATCTTCCCGGATACATCCAGCAACACCAATGGCCGGTGACCAGACGGCGAGTCCATCGGCCGACCCTCTTTCCTCAGCAGGCACAGGCGTCCCTCCTTCCATACCCTGGGAAAGCACCCTTTCTCCAAACATTCATTGAGGAGATTTTTGAAGCGCTCACCCAGGTGTTCCAGGGCTAGCGGGATGACCCGTGCCGGCACGCCATCAGGCCCCGGCGCCTTCTTGTTGCGCTTCATTCGGTCCACAAGCCCCATCATTTCATCCTCCGTAATACCGGGGGTAGGCTGGTTTTCATCTTGCTCCTCCGAGGGGGGAGCCGACATCCTCGGGGGGAGCAAAATCCGGCGCCGGTGGGAAGAGGGTTTCCACGACCCTGTCTAGGAGTTCGGGCTCTAGGGTCTCTGTGGTGGGAGCACGTTTAATTTTGTTGCGGACCATTTTATACGGCCGCCCCCACGGATTCCTATTTAAGGAGTCGACAAACTCCTCAAAGGCACTATCTTTGGCTTTTGTTATGGCCAATTGTAGTGCCTCTTTGGCCGTCTTTAGCTCCCTGTGTAGGAACTCTTCTTCTTCTGCAGTGTGCGACCTCCGGCGTCTACAGCGCGTGTATGCACGGCGTGCGTTGTTGCTGGTGGTTCGAAGGGCGGCTATTTCGTCTGACCACCAGTAAACGCTTTGTTTGGCCGGCAATTTCCGTACTCGCGGCATCGAAGCATCGCACACCGCTGTCAGTGACTCCCTAAATCGAGCCGCCTTAACCTCAACTCCCGCATCGTTCGGTGGTGGATCGCCCCAAGCCTCAATTATCGCAGCTTCTTCCGCCATGGCAGAGTCGAACTGCGAAATGACCCACCGCGGGAATCTCAGCCTATTCCTAGCCCTTCCAGGTGGTGGTTCCGACTGTTGTGTTTGAGCGGAGACCCTCATCCGAATATACAGATGGTCGGAGAGGGTCTCGACGTCCTCCAGGACGCGCCAACCTATGATTCGTTGTGCAATGGCAGGGGTCGCGAACGTTATGTCCACGATGGACCCCCCCTGCCGTCGAACACATGTGTTGGCGTCGCCCTGGTTCAACACCTCTAGACCCATTGCTGCCGTCCAGTCTCGAAGAGTTGCCCCTCTGGTGTCAGTGTGTGGGGAACCCCATGCCTCGCTCTTAGCATTGAGGTCCCCCAACACTATTGTAGGCGCTGGCGCACTTCTTCTTACAACTCTGCCCAACCCCTCCAGATACGCTTCAAAGTCGGGTAGCGGCCGATTAGGGGAGAAATATACTGCAATGACCACAGTCTTCCCCCATTTGGCCGCTACATAACCCGGGCCGTTCTCGACTTTTGTCAAGGTCGGAAACCCGCCGCCAGTCGGCACCACTAGCGCCACTCTGCCGTCCGTTGCCCCGGTCCAGTTGGGCTGGGGAGGGACAAAGTATGGTTCAGCAACCACCGCCAAAGCCAAACTCCACTCCGCCATGACCTGCATGAGTAGGTCTTGGGCACGGGCAGAGTGGTTAAGGTTGCATTGAATGATCTCCAAGTTTCTGCTGTTACTTTGTGCAGACATTTATTGATCCATACTTTGTCCCTCATTGACCACATGTGCAGTCGCTGGCCCCTCTGGGGTTACCGTCTGGGGGCCATCGCGACCTTTTTTGGAGGGAGGTGCACAAGCACGTCCACCCATGACATGACCCGCTGGCCGTTTGGCGTGATGGCACACTCCACAGAATGGTTCAGCCTCGCATTCTGCAGACTTATGTCCGGGCCTTGAGCACCTATAGCACAAGTCCCCCCTGTCTATTGGTGAAGGGCACAGTGCCCTGGTGTGGCCCGTCCCCATGCATCTGTAACAACGCATGGGTTGTGGCTCCAGGGCTTTGATGTGTGCTGCCGACCACCCCACTAGGATTTTCCCATCTTTGATTAAGGCGTTTGCTGCCGTCACTGGGCACCTTAACAATGCAGAGCCCATTCCGCTAGAAAGGAGTCTGATAGGACCCACTTTAACCTGGTCTATTGAGCACCCTCCTTTCAGCACAACTGCTGTCTTAATATCCTCCGACGTTACTGACTCGTCAAAACCAGTAACTCGAAGGTCAGCCGTCTTAACAGGTCTGTGGACCGTGGCCACATCCCCGATCAAGCCTTCTATTTTTTGAGCAAGGTCGTCCGCTGCTCGACCACTGCTTGCTCCTGGCACCTCAATTAGGCGGGCTCCAGTAGCAGATTTGCGGACTCGCACACTTTCAATGCCCACCTCTGCCAGTCTTAAAGAAGTTGTCACTTTCTGTAAGGCTGACAGATATGTGACATTTGCCTCTGGTTTTAGGGTAACAACGACCGCCGAGCTTTTCGGTGCCGTTAGCACTCTTGATGACGCAGGCTTGGTTTTTGTGATTGCCTTTGGTACGGCAGTTGGTTTCGCTTCTTGGTGCTTAGCTGCCTTGGGCTTCGCTTTCCTCCTTACTACTTCCGTCCACGAGGGTTCCAAGACAACTTCCGGCGCCTTGGAGGTTGACTGCAAATGCTCTCTCCTCGCTTGGGCCTTAACCTGCGGTTTAGGCTTCGGCTTTGATTGTGCATTCGGCTGAGCAGCCGGTTGAGCAGTTTGTGGTGGTTGGGCTGTCTCCGGCTGACTGGCAGAACGCTTGCCAGATTTTGTCTTCTTTAGAGCCCCCTTGGCTGCGTCTGGCTGAGATGGGTCTTGTTGCCTGCTCGCCCGGTCAGCCGCCAACGGGGGGCGCATAATTGGCTCCGGAGGCAGGCGGCTTTCGAATGCCTCTAGCCGGGCATTTATCATGGTGCCCAGGCTCCTAAAGAGTTCCTGGGAGTGCTTTGCAAGTACCTCCTGTAACCCTTCAGGGAGCCCTTGGGATATGTCCTGAGGCATTTCCGATTTACGCTCCGCAAAAGCTGTGCGTAAGGCCTTGGTCTCGGCTGATAAGAGAGCGAGTTGCTCTCGCATCCTCTTGTTATCTGCTTTAAGCTTTCTTAGCTCGTCGCTCTCCTTTTTATTTTCAAGGTATTCCATACCTTCAAGTATTTCGCGGCAAGCTGCATTAATGTTGCCGCGAACAACTCCGTTCAAGTTACTTGATTTTGCAGCCTCGTTAAGTACAGTGCGGGCTGCATTTCGCACCGACTCTACGACACCTGTTTCGTCAGGTGTTAGTTCATCGTTAGTGGTTGCAGGGAAAACTTTTTCCCTGCTAATCCTCACATTCTCTTTAAGAAAGAGCTTATGCGTCTGCCGAAGCTGCGTATCGTCACATTCGTCCTCTGACAAATCCGAGATTGTAACTTTGTTACCTTCCCCAGAAGGGCTTCTGTCCCTTTCTTTGTTCACTTCCTTGTTCCCCTGTGAGCGGGATCGAAGCGAGCGTAGCGCTGGAAACTCCAGGCGATACGCCTTAGCCTTCTCGGTAGGTAACTCGTAATCATCATCGTCTTTATTTTGCAGCTTTGCCTTAGCTGCAGCAATTCCTGCGTATGCTCCCCTGCCTGATGGAGCACGTCCTCTTTCCACTGAACTTATTTTGGGGGCTGGTTTGTCCTCCCCGTTCCCGTTTTCCTCTACAATTGCCCTCTTGCCAGGTTTCGATACCATTTCCATGGCATCTTGGAACTTATCCGTGCCGGCACTCGAGTCGCCCATTTTTCTCTTATTTAGAGCTCGGAGTCAAGTTTTAGGCCGTGACCAAAACTAACctaccctttttttttttccCCGAGTTAAGCCTAACCttcccttttttatttttggttacCAAAACCTAACCTTAGGTTAGGTAACCATTAAAATCCAGCTTAAAAATTTTATAGCTCTTGGATGAGAAGAGCTGGGCCAGCGAAACTTATGTGGAAGATGAAGGCGTGTAACTTCCACAATCCCTATGAATAACAGATTTTTAGCTCCAAAAACAGAATTTCTAAAGCCAAAAAACTGcaccaattttcaaaaattcaaaatttgcactttcgAAAATTCCTACCTCCtaaactatgagagatagctAGGCAAAACTCAAGATCAAAAGTTAGAGCTTGTTAAACTCTTTCTTTTGACACTTTAAACGGATTTTTTGGTGCAGAATTCACGATTCTACGACCAAAAAACCGATATTTTCCCTAACTTTCTTCAGTACGACAAACACCGTTAGGTGAAAGTTGTCGTTTCAGCTTTAATAAATCGTACCACCGAAACGGTAGCAGACAGACACACTAAACTCAAGTCAAAAATAGGGCGCCTGACACGCTCTATTTTTTGACACTATTGCCAGAATTATTGGACAATCCGTCAGGGAGTTATTAGGAGCCAAAGGGATTGCTCGTAGATTTCCCATAGGCGCCGACCAAGAAAATTCTGTCAGGCGCTCCGGAATTTTCCACGAGCAATAACTTTTGAACCACtggatggaaaaatttcaaACTTTGCAGCAATTTAGGGCTGCCCCAACACCACCCACCACCAAAATTTGGAGGGGGTAGGTCAACGGGTATAGCCGCTATTAGCGTGCAaaccttaaaatttaaaaccaaaaaacaaacttataagTACCAAACCGCAAAAACAAAATCCTTAATAGAAAAGCCAAGTCACAAGATAGAAACGATCTGAATCCGGGAAACGAAAGCCAAGGTCAAAACGCTTCTAAGTGCCAAAAATCGCCAAAATCGCATGGAAACCGCCAaaagtaaggtggaattttaccttagtaaggtggaattttaccttagtaaggtggaattttaccttagtaaggtggaattttaccttagt from Choristoneura fumiferana chromosome 25, NRCan_CFum_1, whole genome shotgun sequence carries:
- the LOC141442044 gene encoding uncharacterized protein, whose translation is MGDSSAGTDKFQDAMEMVSKPGKRAIVEENGNGEDKPAPKISSVERGRAPSGRGAYAGIAAAKAKLQNKDDDDYELPTEKAKAYRLEFPALRSLRSRSQGNKEVNKERDRSPSGEGNKVTISDLSEDECDDTQLRQTHKLFLKENVRISREKVFPATTNDELTPDETGVVESVRNAARTVLNEAAKSSNLNGVVRGNINAACREILEGMEYLENKKESDELRKLKADNKRMREQLALLSAETKALRTAFAERKSEMPQDISQGLPEGLQEVLAKHSQELFRSLGTMINARLEAFESRLPPEPIMRPPLAADRASRQQDPSQPDAAKGALKKTKSGKRSASQPETAQPPQTAQPAAQPNAQSKPKPKPQVKAQARREHLQSTSKAPEVVLEPSWTEVVRRKAKPKAAKHQEAKPTAVPKAITKTKPASSRVLTAPKSSAVVVTLKPEANVTYLSALQKVTTSLRLAEVGIESVRVRKSATGARLIEVPGASSGRAADDLAQKIEGLIGDVATVHRPVKTADLRVTGFDESVTSEDIKTAVVLKGGCSIDQVKVGPIRLLSSGMGSALLRCPVTAANALIKDGKILVGWSAAHIKALEPQPMRCYRCMGTGHTRALCPSPIDRGDLCYRCSRPGHKSAECEAEPFCGVCHHAKRPAGHVMGGRACAPPSKKGRDGPQTPNWTGATDGRVALVVPTGGGFPTLTKVENGPGYVAAKWGKTVVIAVYFSPNRPLPDFEAYLEGLGRVVRRSAPAPTIVLGDLNAKSEAWGSPHTDTRGATLRDWTAAMGLEVLNQGDANTCVRRQGGSIVDITFATPAIAQRIIGWRVLEDVETLSDHLYIRMRVSAQTQQSEPPPGRARNRLRFPRWVISQFDSAMAEEAAIIEAWGDPPPNDAGVEVKAARFRESLTAVCDASMPRVRKLPAKQSVYWWSDEIAALRTTSNNARRAYTRCRRRRSHTAEEEEFLHRELKTAKEALQLAITKAKDSAFEEFVDSLNRNPWGRPYKMVRNKIKRAPTTETLEPELLDRVVETLFPPAPDFAPPEDVGSPLGGAR